The Salegentibacter mishustinae genome includes a window with the following:
- a CDS encoding SusC/RagA family TonB-linked outer membrane protein, producing MNRILVLILFCIGTFSLQAQNFSVSGTVDEADTGLPLPGVNIILKNTTNGVVTDFDGNYTINNIAAGDVLVFSYVGFLPQEITVGENQTEINVSLNTDSAALDEVVVIGYGTQQKKDITGAVSVVSNETIEQLNPIKVEQALQGTAAGVNVTPSSGAPGAGININIRGIASNSENGPLVLIDGYQGDLNTINPNDIESISILKDAQAAIYGIAGANGVVLVTTKSGKKNTAPTIQYDAYVGVQETSRELPLLNATEYGLLLNESYANNGQALPFPNVSELGRGTNFQEEVFDTSPIMSHNLTLNGGSEKVTYSFGVSHLDQEGIIGAKKSDFQRSTARFNIGVDISDAFTFTGNTIYTSIDRRSINENGLGSVLFNALNIPPTFGVDQEDVNGTLGNEIINPLSQIENTFNDYNLNKFNGSFSLDYMPIDELTFTSRIGYSLSTSKGKDFAPIIDYGPGKVFNNVRSTVNQNRINDNSYTYDLFGTYENTFDETHHLTGTAGMTVIRNWGDGLYATGYDVPNNSWDFADISLTTGTNDGLNNSAYKYDIRKLSFFGRLQYDYKGKYLVSGMLRRDASTRFGPENRVGYFPSATAGWILSEEDFLSDSNVISFLKLRGSFGILGNDEAGGAEFYRSLLNGEATYVLDGNLVNGTALGRIANPASGWEEAEKTNIGIDLRLLNNKIDISADVFREDRKDLLIAGIPVSGIFGGGAPGSGAPTINAGTTRNEGLEFAINYKENFGDDIRVGVGYNATFLRNEVTEVNGTEFLPGGQFGVGQPQPARFQEGFPIGYFYGYETDGIFQNQAEVDAHPSQETLGAAASPGDIRYVDTNGDGVINVDDRTNIGDPIPTATMGLNLNFSYKNFDFTAYTYASLGNDMVRNYERNQPNVNRHAYYLERWTGPGTSNEVPRVTTGATSNVAFSDFYVEDASYARLQNVQIGYSLPETFLEKTGINRLRIYTSVQNLYTFTNYKGFDPSASTGEAIGGGIDYGFYPVPRIFLAGLNLNF from the coding sequence TGGTGTGGTAACCGATTTTGACGGTAATTATACCATTAATAATATTGCGGCTGGAGATGTTCTGGTTTTTTCTTATGTAGGTTTTTTACCGCAGGAAATAACCGTAGGGGAAAATCAAACAGAAATTAATGTTAGTTTAAATACAGATTCTGCTGCTTTAGATGAAGTGGTGGTAATTGGTTATGGAACGCAGCAAAAGAAAGATATTACAGGAGCTGTTTCGGTAGTATCAAATGAAACTATTGAGCAGCTTAATCCTATTAAGGTAGAACAAGCCTTGCAGGGTACTGCGGCTGGGGTTAATGTAACACCATCTTCTGGTGCACCCGGTGCAGGTATTAATATTAATATTCGTGGTATTGCTTCCAATAGTGAAAATGGACCGCTTGTACTTATAGACGGTTACCAGGGAGATTTAAATACTATTAACCCTAACGATATAGAATCTATTTCTATTCTAAAGGATGCTCAGGCTGCTATTTATGGTATTGCCGGTGCTAACGGGGTTGTTTTGGTAACTACTAAATCTGGTAAAAAGAATACCGCTCCTACTATACAATATGATGCTTACGTAGGGGTTCAGGAAACTTCAAGAGAACTTCCTTTACTTAATGCTACAGAATATGGTTTGCTTTTAAATGAAAGCTATGCCAATAACGGACAGGCTTTACCATTTCCAAATGTTAGTGAATTAGGTAGAGGTACAAATTTTCAGGAAGAAGTTTTTGATACTTCTCCAATTATGAGTCATAACCTTACCTTAAATGGAGGTTCAGAAAAAGTAACTTACTCTTTTGGGGTTTCGCACCTTGACCAGGAAGGAATTATTGGCGCTAAAAAATCTGATTTCCAAAGAAGCACCGCCAGGTTTAATATTGGGGTAGATATTTCAGATGCATTCACTTTTACCGGGAATACTATTTATACAAGTATAGACAGGAGATCAATAAACGAGAACGGTTTAGGATCAGTACTTTTTAACGCACTAAACATTCCACCAACTTTCGGTGTAGATCAGGAAGATGTTAATGGAACCCTGGGGAACGAGATCATTAACCCGCTTTCGCAAATTGAAAACACTTTTAATGACTATAATCTGAATAAATTCAATGGCTCATTCAGTCTTGATTATATGCCGATAGATGAATTGACATTTACCTCAAGAATAGGGTATAGTCTTTCTACTTCAAAAGGAAAAGATTTCGCGCCAATTATAGATTATGGTCCGGGTAAGGTTTTCAATAATGTGCGTAGTACAGTAAATCAAAATAGAATTAACGATAATTCTTATACGTATGACCTTTTTGGAACTTACGAAAACACTTTTGATGAGACACATCACCTAACAGGAACTGCCGGTATGACGGTAATTAGAAACTGGGGAGATGGTTTATATGCCACTGGTTATGATGTTCCTAACAATTCATGGGATTTTGCAGATATAAGCTTAACCACCGGAACTAATGATGGTTTAAACAACAGTGCTTATAAATATGATATTAGAAAATTATCTTTCTTCGGAAGACTACAATACGATTATAAAGGAAAATACCTTGTTTCAGGTATGCTTCGTAGAGATGCTTCTACCAGGTTTGGACCAGAAAATCGTGTAGGTTACTTCCCTTCTGCAACTGCAGGTTGGATTCTTTCAGAAGAAGATTTCTTAAGTGATTCTAACGTGATTTCTTTCTTGAAATTAAGAGGTAGTTTTGGTATTCTTGGTAATGATGAAGCCGGTGGCGCCGAGTTCTACCGTTCTTTATTAAACGGTGAAGCTACTTATGTTTTAGACGGAAACTTAGTGAACGGTACCGCATTAGGTAGAATTGCCAATCCTGCTTCAGGATGGGAAGAAGCCGAGAAAACTAATATTGGTATAGATCTAAGACTTTTAAATAACAAAATCGATATATCTGCCGATGTGTTTAGAGAAGATCGTAAAGATCTATTGATTGCCGGTATTCCTGTTTCAGGAATCTTTGGTGGCGGTGCACCGGGTTCTGGAGCTCCAACCATTAACGCGGGAACTACCCGAAATGAAGGTTTAGAATTTGCTATAAATTATAAAGAGAATTTTGGAGACGATATTCGAGTTGGAGTTGGTTATAATGCCACTTTCTTAAGAAACGAAGTTACCGAAGTGAATGGAACCGAGTTCCTTCCAGGCGGGCAATTTGGTGTGGGACAACCACAACCGGCACGTTTCCAGGAAGGTTTCCCAATTGGTTACTTCTACGGATATGAAACTGACGGGATCTTCCAAAATCAGGCAGAAGTAGATGCGCATCCTTCACAGGAAACTTTAGGTGCAGCAGCTTCTCCCGGAGATATTCGTTACGTAGACACAAATGGTGACGGAGTTATAAATGTAGATGACCGTACTAATATTGGTGATCCTATTCCTACCGCTACAATGGGTCTAAACCTTAATTTTAGCTATAAGAATTTTGATTTTACCGCTTATACCTACGCTTCTTTAGGAAACGATATGGTAAGAAATTACGAGCGTAATCAACCAAATGTAAATCGTCACGCTTATTATTTAGAAAGATGGACAGGGCCGGGAACCAGTAACGAAGTGCCACGTGTAACAACGGGTGCAACTTCTAATGTTGCTTTTTCAGATTTTTATGTGGAAGATGCTTCTTATGCCAGGCTCCAGAATGTTCAAATAGGTTATAGCCTACCTGAAACATTCCTTGAAAAAACAGGAATTAACCGTTTAAGGATTTACACTTCGGTACAAAACCTTTACACATTTACCAATTATAAAGGTTTTGATCCTTCGGCTTCAACCGGGGAAGCCATTGGTGGTGGAATTGACTACGGTTTTTATCCAGTCCCAAGAATTTTCCTTGCCGGATTAAACCTTAACTTTTAA
- a CDS encoding RagB/SusD family nutrient uptake outer membrane protein, whose translation MKRYNNIFNKMLLLLLLAFSFGCTEDYLDETEEYTIDSENYFNSEEDYYNAMIGVYDILQSTYVNVLLGEIASDNTLSGGESANDVIGFQQVDEMTHTPVNDNLDDVWDWNFAGVQRANYVLEFQDKTDFEGREMIIAEVRFLRAYFTFELVKWFGPIPIKGDERFVLGDETSVPRASTEEVYAQIESDLQFAIDNLNYTAPETGRATKGAAMALLGKAHLYQEEFDEAANVLTDLIENGPYALADFDTLFLQEGENNEESVFEVQYTGEEGAGFGCLQCSEGNVAVGFQGIRNYSGPVFEPGFSFNVPTQEAYDMFTEDDIRREPSILDIEAWAAETGATYAEGYKHTGYFNRKYLPRENDNVGDANLTQPNNYRSIRYADVLLMAAEALNRGGIDDSEARTYLNVVRERAGLDSVDAAGNALTEIIYEERRKELVGEGHRFFDLVRTGRAADNIEGFTAGKNELFPIPLEEIEFSQGNWEQNPGY comes from the coding sequence ATGAAGAGATACAATAACATATTCAATAAGATGCTTCTGTTGCTCCTGTTGGCTTTTAGCTTTGGATGTACCGAAGATTATTTGGATGAAACTGAAGAATACACAATAGATTCAGAAAACTATTTTAATTCTGAAGAAGATTATTATAACGCGATGATTGGCGTTTATGATATCTTACAATCTACTTATGTAAATGTATTGCTGGGCGAAATTGCTTCAGATAATACCCTAAGTGGAGGTGAAAGCGCCAACGATGTTATAGGCTTTCAACAAGTAGACGAAATGACGCACACCCCTGTAAACGATAACCTGGACGACGTTTGGGATTGGAATTTTGCCGGGGTACAACGCGCAAACTACGTTTTGGAATTTCAGGACAAAACAGATTTTGAAGGTCGCGAAATGATTATTGCTGAGGTTCGTTTTTTAAGAGCTTATTTTACTTTTGAATTAGTAAAATGGTTTGGACCAATTCCAATAAAAGGAGATGAGCGTTTTGTATTGGGAGATGAGACCTCTGTGCCAAGAGCTTCTACCGAAGAAGTTTACGCACAAATTGAAAGCGATTTACAATTTGCTATAGACAACCTTAATTATACCGCACCAGAAACTGGTAGAGCAACCAAAGGAGCTGCAATGGCTTTGCTTGGTAAAGCGCATTTATATCAGGAAGAATTTGATGAAGCTGCAAATGTATTGACAGATTTGATCGAAAATGGTCCTTACGCTTTAGCAGATTTTGATACTCTTTTCTTACAGGAAGGCGAGAATAACGAAGAATCTGTTTTTGAAGTACAGTATACAGGTGAAGAAGGAGCAGGTTTTGGATGTTTACAGTGTAGTGAAGGTAACGTAGCCGTAGGTTTCCAGGGAATAAGAAATTATTCGGGTCCTGTTTTTGAACCTGGTTTCAGTTTTAATGTTCCTACTCAAGAAGCTTACGATATGTTTACTGAAGATGATATCAGGAGAGAGCCTTCTATTTTAGATATAGAAGCCTGGGCAGCCGAAACTGGCGCAACTTATGCCGAAGGTTATAAGCATACCGGTTATTTTAACCGAAAGTATCTTCCAAGAGAAAATGATAACGTAGGTGATGCTAACCTTACCCAGCCTAATAATTACCGCTCTATTCGTTACGCCGATGTGTTATTGATGGCTGCTGAAGCCCTGAACCGTGGTGGAATAGACGATAGTGAGGCTAGAACTTACCTTAATGTAGTTCGTGAGAGAGCAGGATTAGATAGCGTAGATGCCGCAGGAAATGCTCTTACCGAAATTATCTACGAAGAAAGAAGAAAAGAATTAGTAGGCGAAGGTCACCGTTTCTTTGATTTGGTAAGAACCGGCAGAGCCGCAGATAACATTGAAGGATTTACTGCAGGGAAAAACGAACTTTTCCCTATTCCGTTAGAAGAAATAGAATTTTCTCAGGGTAACTGGGAGCAAAATCCGGGATACTAA
- the bglX gene encoding beta-glucosidase BglX — translation MKKRYLLGVFLLSCFIAKGQDSTIKSSVKNVEAKVDSVLALMTLEEKVGQLVQYNGSWDLTGPASEMNNKQKEENLKAGKVGAMLNVLSVEATKEAQKLVMENSRLKIPLMFGYDVIHGYTTIFPVPLAETASWDLEAMEKTAEIAALESAANGVNWTFSPMIDVSRDARWGRIMEGSGEDPYLTSKVAVAKVKGYQSNDLANPRSIAATAKHFAGYGFGEAGRDYNTVHIGENELHNTILPPFKEAAKAGVATFMNAFNDIDGTPATAHKTLQREILKKEWDWDGFVVSDWGSIPEMIAHGLARDKKHAAQIALNAGSDMDMEGGAYESSLVSLVEEGKVSQEYIDDAVKRVLRVKFKLGLFDDPYLYANPELLENISFEEHRNVARDVAKKSIVLLKNENDLLPIQDSIKKIAVIGPLADDKDTPIGNWRAQGEANSAVSLLEGLKNNMNKDVEISYAKGADLGMGERSFLMPLKINETDTSGFQEAINKASEADLVIIALGEDAFQTGEGRSQVDVGLAGVQQELLKEIRKVNKNIVLMLINGRPLEITYASENIPAIVEAWQLGSESGNAIADVLLGDYNPSGKLPVSFPRAVGQEPLYYNQKSTGRPSNPTHVTYSGYTDEKKDALYPFGFGLSYTNFEYGDLTISAEELTPGSPIEVSFSLSNTGEKEGKEIVQLYIKDIVASTTRPVKELKGFEAVQLAPGETKTVTFEINEEMLQFYTANEKWESEAGEFEVMIGGNSRDLQTVKFSLKK, via the coding sequence ATGAAAAAACGTTATCTGTTAGGTGTTTTCCTGTTGAGCTGTTTTATAGCAAAAGGGCAGGATTCAACCATAAAAAGTTCGGTTAAAAATGTAGAAGCCAAAGTAGATTCGGTTTTAGCATTAATGACCCTGGAAGAGAAAGTTGGACAGCTTGTTCAATACAACGGTAGCTGGGATCTTACCGGTCCTGCTTCTGAAATGAATAACAAACAAAAAGAAGAAAATCTTAAGGCGGGTAAGGTAGGCGCTATGCTAAATGTACTTTCGGTAGAAGCTACCAAAGAGGCACAGAAGCTGGTGATGGAAAATTCTCGGTTAAAGATTCCTTTAATGTTTGGTTATGATGTAATACACGGGTATACTACTATTTTCCCTGTGCCGCTGGCAGAAACAGCTAGTTGGGACCTGGAAGCTATGGAGAAAACAGCAGAAATTGCAGCATTAGAATCTGCAGCTAACGGGGTGAACTGGACCTTCTCGCCTATGATAGATGTTTCCCGGGATGCACGTTGGGGAAGAATTATGGAGGGATCTGGTGAAGATCCTTATCTAACCTCTAAAGTAGCAGTTGCTAAAGTAAAAGGTTATCAAAGTAACGATCTTGCCAACCCGCGTAGTATAGCTGCTACGGCAAAGCATTTTGCCGGTTATGGTTTTGGTGAAGCCGGTAGAGATTATAATACCGTGCATATTGGTGAGAACGAACTTCACAACACCATTCTTCCACCTTTTAAAGAAGCTGCCAAAGCGGGCGTTGCTACCTTTATGAATGCTTTTAATGATATAGATGGTACTCCAGCCACTGCGCATAAAACCCTTCAACGTGAGATCTTAAAAAAGGAATGGGATTGGGATGGATTTGTAGTTTCAGATTGGGGTTCTATCCCAGAAATGATCGCGCATGGGTTAGCGCGTGATAAAAAGCACGCAGCACAAATTGCTTTAAATGCGGGTAGTGACATGGATATGGAAGGTGGCGCTTACGAATCTAGCCTGGTAAGCCTTGTAGAAGAAGGAAAAGTAAGTCAGGAATATATAGATGATGCCGTAAAACGTGTTCTTCGTGTAAAATTTAAACTAGGATTGTTTGATGATCCTTATTTATATGCTAATCCAGAACTTTTAGAGAATATCTCTTTTGAAGAGCATAGAAATGTAGCTCGGGATGTAGCTAAAAAATCTATTGTTCTGCTAAAGAATGAAAATGACCTGCTGCCAATTCAGGATTCTATTAAGAAAATCGCTGTGATCGGGCCATTAGCCGATGATAAAGATACACCTATTGGAAACTGGAGAGCACAGGGAGAAGCTAATTCGGCTGTTTCTTTACTTGAAGGTTTAAAAAACAATATGAATAAAGATGTAGAAATTAGCTATGCTAAAGGTGCAGATCTTGGTATGGGGGAAAGAAGTTTTTTAATGCCCTTAAAGATTAATGAAACCGATACATCGGGATTTCAGGAAGCTATTAATAAAGCTTCTGAGGCCGATTTGGTAATTATAGCCCTTGGTGAAGATGCATTTCAAACCGGTGAAGGAAGGAGTCAGGTAGATGTTGGTTTAGCTGGCGTTCAGCAGGAATTACTTAAAGAAATTCGCAAAGTGAACAAGAATATTGTTTTGATGCTTATTAACGGGAGACCATTGGAGATCACGTATGCTTCAGAAAATATTCCGGCTATAGTTGAAGCCTGGCAATTAGGATCAGAAAGCGGAAATGCGATTGCCGATGTTTTACTGGGAGATTATAATCCTTCGGGAAAACTTCCGGTGTCTTTTCCACGTGCAGTAGGTCAGGAGCCTCTTTACTATAATCAAAAAAGTACAGGACGTCCTTCTAATCCTACTCATGTGACTTATTCTGGATATACCGATGAGAAGAAAGATGCACTTTATCCTTTCGGATTTGGACTTAGTTATACCAATTTCGAATACGGAGATTTAACAATTTCAGCAGAAGAACTTACTCCTGGCAGCCCTATTGAAGTGAGCTTTAGTCTTAGTAATACCGGTGAAAAGGAAGGTAAAGAAATCGTTCAGTTATATATAAAAGACATAGTAGCGAGTACTACGCGCCCGGTTAAGGAACTTAAGGGCTTTGAAGCGGTACAATTAGCTCCGGGGGAAACAAAGACCGTAACTTTTGAAATTAACGAAGAAATGCTTCAGTTTTATACTGCTAATGAAAAGTGGGAGTCTGAGGCTGGTGAATTTGAAGTTATGATTGGCGGAAATTCTAGAGATCTTCAAACAGTTAAGTTCAGTTTAAAAAAATAA
- a CDS encoding phage tail protein, whose protein sequence is MKRHYKIIFAFLLALPFFGCESDDDALVDLEQVQAPANLGATFQITQDNSGLVEITPTGEGAAEYTVDFGDGSTPAEGIKVGDAVEHDYAEGEYEVEVTGININGKMASGIQPLTVSFLAPENLETEIVKDANNNYLVTVSASATNAAMFEVYFGENEDEEATPLMPGETVSYTYSSIGTYNVRVVALSGGAATTEVEQEITITDPLFLPIDFESETLNYTFNNFGGGEGAGAPVIDNPDPSGLNTSARVASYTKPAGSEIWAGTTIGLDEPIDFSSDKYISVDVWSPAAGTPVIFKIENLDDADLFVESTVETTVSNAWETLTFDMSAVDTSIDYGRLVLFFNYGTPGNDETYYFDNIQTTTLEPLKLPINFESENLTYAWGGFGGAGAGVIDNPDMSGINTSAKVTELSKGDGSEVWAGVSLNLDEALSFENGTTVKMKTWSPEAGVPILLKFEDSDSAPDNNGNPSVFVEVTQNTTVANQWEELSFDLSTFDAFNESVGYDRLIVFYDFNSPGEGNSFYFDDVTIGEVQTEYISLFSDVADDVAVDTWRTSWSISDYEEIEFDGKLSKHYFNLDYVGIETIANPVDASNMTHFHTEFYTDNATVFRVKLVDLGPDGVFGGGDDSESEIVIENPAQNEWVSLDIPLSEFENLDGMANIGQLIYSGLPAGGVNVYVNNIYFRN, encoded by the coding sequence ATGAAAAGACATTATAAAATAATTTTTGCATTCCTTCTTGCTCTGCCATTTTTTGGCTGCGAGAGTGATGACGATGCCCTTGTAGATCTTGAGCAGGTACAGGCACCGGCAAATTTGGGTGCAACATTTCAAATAACTCAAGATAATTCCGGTTTGGTAGAGATTACCCCAACCGGTGAAGGAGCTGCGGAGTATACCGTAGATTTCGGCGATGGTTCTACTCCTGCAGAAGGGATTAAAGTAGGAGACGCTGTAGAACACGATTATGCAGAAGGTGAATATGAAGTAGAGGTTACCGGGATTAATATTAACGGTAAAATGGCTTCAGGAATTCAGCCTTTAACCGTTTCTTTCCTTGCACCAGAGAATTTGGAAACTGAGATTGTAAAAGATGCCAATAATAATTATTTGGTAACTGTTTCAGCCAGCGCTACAAACGCTGCAATGTTCGAAGTTTATTTTGGTGAAAACGAAGATGAAGAGGCAACTCCCCTTATGCCGGGAGAAACTGTTTCTTATACTTACAGTAGTATAGGTACATACAATGTTCGCGTAGTAGCTCTTAGTGGTGGTGCAGCGACTACTGAAGTTGAACAGGAAATTACTATTACAGATCCGCTTTTCCTTCCTATAGATTTTGAATCAGAAACGCTTAATTATACTTTTAATAATTTTGGTGGCGGCGAAGGAGCAGGAGCACCGGTAATTGATAACCCAGATCCTTCTGGTTTAAATACCAGTGCGAGGGTAGCTTCTTATACTAAACCTGCAGGCTCTGAAATATGGGCAGGAACAACTATTGGTCTTGATGAACCTATAGATTTTTCTTCAGATAAATACATTAGTGTAGATGTATGGTCTCCAGCGGCAGGAACTCCGGTTATTTTTAAGATAGAAAATCTTGATGATGCCGATCTTTTTGTTGAAAGTACTGTAGAAACTACAGTTAGCAATGCCTGGGAAACCCTGACTTTTGATATGTCGGCGGTAGATACAAGCATTGATTACGGTAGACTGGTGCTATTCTTTAACTATGGAACTCCAGGAAATGATGAGACGTATTATTTCGATAATATTCAAACAACCACTTTAGAACCATTAAAACTTCCTATAAATTTTGAATCTGAGAATCTTACCTATGCGTGGGGCGGATTTGGCGGCGCAGGCGCAGGTGTGATAGATAACCCAGATATGTCTGGCATAAACACCAGTGCTAAAGTTACCGAACTTTCTAAAGGAGATGGATCTGAAGTATGGGCAGGGGTTTCTTTAAACCTGGACGAAGCTCTAAGTTTTGAGAACGGAACTACCGTTAAAATGAAAACCTGGTCTCCAGAAGCTGGAGTGCCGATCCTGTTGAAGTTTGAAGACTCAGATTCAGCACCAGACAATAACGGAAACCCTTCAGTATTTGTTGAGGTAACTCAAAATACTACGGTTGCTAATCAATGGGAAGAGCTTTCTTTTGATCTAAGCACTTTTGACGCTTTTAACGAAAGTGTAGGTTATGACCGTTTGATCGTATTCTACGACTTCAACAGCCCTGGTGAAGGCAATAGCTTTTACTTTGATGATGTTACTATTGGCGAGGTACAAACCGAATATATTTCACTTTTTAGTGATGTTGCTGATGATGTGGCAGTTGATACCTGGAGAACTAGCTGGTCTATTTCAGACTATGAAGAAATAGAGTTTGACGGAAAATTGTCTAAACATTATTTCAACTTAGATTACGTTGGAATTGAAACAATCGCCAATCCTGTAGATGCTTCAAATATGACGCATTTCCATACCGAATTCTATACCGATAATGCTACTGTTTTTAGAGTGAAGTTGGTGGATCTTGGTCCTGATGGTGTTTTTGGAGGAGGAGACGATTCTGAATCAGAAATTGTTATAGAGAATCCTGCCCAGAATGAATGGGTAAGTTTGGATATTCCACTATCAGAATTTGAGAACCTTGATGGGATGGCCAACATCGGACAGCTTATTTACTCTGGTTTACCTGCTGGAGGGGTTAATGTTTATGTGAACAACATTTATTTTCGTAATTAA
- a CDS encoding family 16 glycosylhydrolase gives MKNIFKTSLAVLSLVFFSACSNDDYDIGDITTPSNLSVTAEVVGQTEEMPNGDGSGAVSFTASADNAMTYKFIYGDGFEEVSASGETTHSFNENGVNDYTVTVVASGTGGASSNMTTTVTVFSDFSDPETKELLTGGSSKTWYVAASQPAHLGVGPSSGEGFTAPIYYAAAPFEKAGADVSSCFYTDEMTFSLNENDNIVYNYNNNGLTFVNVAYTGDFGGDGSEDQCLDFGNTGDFSASLSPSTSGLPEDATTGTVINIAGGGTMSYYVGSSSYEVLNITPTTMDVRVIPGNDPALAWYLKFTTSQGGEEEEEFESQFNTEIWSDEFDGDALNTDNWNYETGNGSNGWGNNEAQYYTDAEDNVKVENGNLVITAKREAESGFDFTSARITTKDKFEFTFGRVEVRAKLPAGGGTWPAIWMLGAAFPEESWPGVGEMDIMEFVGNDPDRISSALHFPGNSGGNAIVGDTEVSDVTSEFHIYEVEWTAEKITFLMDGVPHLEFDNNDSTPFQEDFFIILNVAMGGTLGGNIADDFQESSMEVDYVKVFQE, from the coding sequence ATGAAAAATATATTTAAAACAAGTCTTGCGGTACTTTCGCTGGTTTTTTTCAGCGCCTGTTCCAACGACGATTATGATATAGGTGATATTACCACACCTTCTAACCTAAGTGTTACCGCTGAAGTGGTAGGGCAAACTGAGGAAATGCCTAATGGCGACGGTAGTGGCGCAGTAAGCTTTACCGCCAGCGCCGATAACGCCATGACCTACAAGTTTATTTATGGCGATGGTTTTGAAGAAGTTTCTGCTTCTGGAGAAACCACCCATAGTTTTAACGAGAACGGGGTAAACGATTATACGGTAACAGTTGTGGCCTCGGGTACAGGGGGAGCTTCCTCGAATATGACCACCACCGTAACTGTTTTTAGTGATTTCAGCGATCCGGAAACTAAGGAGTTACTTACCGGCGGAAGTTCAAAAACCTGGTATGTGGCGGCCTCACAGCCGGCTCACCTTGGTGTAGGCCCAAGCTCTGGAGAAGGATTTACGGCTCCTATATACTATGCAGCTGCTCCTTTTGAAAAAGCGGGTGCAGATGTTAGTTCTTGTTTCTATACCGATGAAATGACGTTTAGCCTGAATGAAAATGATAATATAGTTTACAATTACAATAACAATGGGCTAACCTTTGTAAATGTAGCTTACACCGGTGATTTTGGTGGAGATGGATCTGAAGACCAGTGTCTTGATTTTGGTAATACTGGAGACTTTAGTGCTTCTCTTTCTCCTTCAACTTCTGGGTTGCCAGAAGATGCTACTACCGGTACGGTAATTAATATCGCTGGCGGTGGAACAATGAGCTACTATGTAGGTTCAAGTTCTTACGAAGTTCTTAATATTACACCAACTACAATGGATGTGAGGGTAATACCGGGTAACGATCCTGCTTTGGCGTGGTATTTAAAATTCACTACTTCCCAGGGTGGAGAAGAAGAGGAAGAATTTGAGAGTCAGTTTAACACCGAGATCTGGTCAGATGAGTTTGATGGTGATGCACTTAATACCGATAACTGGAACTATGAAACTGGTAACGGCAGCAATGGCTGGGGTAATAATGAAGCTCAGTATTATACAGATGCTGAAGACAACGTAAAAGTAGAAAACGGAAACCTTGTAATTACAGCAAAAAGAGAAGCTGAGAGTGGTTTTGATTTTACTTCTGCCAGAATAACTACTAAAGATAAATTCGAATTTACCTTTGGTCGTGTAGAGGTTCGTGCAAAATTACCTGCAGGAGGGGGAACCTGGCCTGCAATCTGGATGCTTGGCGCTGCATTTCCTGAAGAATCATGGCCAGGAGTTGGTGAAATGGATATTATGGAATTTGTAGGAAACGATCCCGATAGAATTTCATCTGCCTTACATTTCCCTGGAAATTCAGGAGGTAACGCTATTGTAGGAGACACAGAAGTTTCTGACGTAACCTCAGAGTTCCACATATACGAAGTTGAATGGACAGCGGAAAAGATCACTTTCCTAATGGATGGTGTGCCGCATTTGGAGTTTGATAATAATGATTCAACTCCTTTTCAAGAAGACTTTTTTATCATACTAAATGTTGCTATGGGAGGTACTCTTGGAGGTAATATTGCTGATGATTTTCAAGAATCTTCTATGGAAGTGGATTATGTGAAAGTTTTCCAGGAATAA